The proteins below are encoded in one region of Helicoverpa zea isolate HzStark_Cry1AcR chromosome 21, ilHelZeax1.1, whole genome shotgun sequence:
- the LOC124640719 gene encoding uncharacterized protein LOC124640719, translating to MAMSNEQFQIFLQTITASKQRSFASCNITYSGEKDADAVEAFIAAASTFKNVEKLSDLDALQGLPLLLRDEAAVWWQGLKSRVEKWEEFCNKLRHTFAPRRPAFMIYHQITHEVQEADVTTEAFIAKKRALFASLPPPALSETQQIDLIFALIRLDIRNRMPRDTVPTIDKLLETARGIEETLHEYAAGSHASDIRTTGKKGKVRCSFCKNPGHTADVCRKKKRAEGTLPSIPKVVSEVETQAPSPHQPKFSCYGCGAPGVYRSNCPTCKKASAIKKEDLKFCAINVQVDSDSRPVVFVEIEGIKGTAYIDTCAKMSVASYSLYLELVKCGCKFQEHQVNLTLADGIKKNQGVLMCRVNVVLMGRKVQTTFIVLPGAKDNRTLLGVGFLKDAGMVINLPQYTWNFIDEPEEQYELYAEEFAIFESTVVNEIMQLPSPVTSLTMTDSEASPSINTIPPTPPPTPPRMEIPELPLTPEPPSTPKNLSDDKVTYKLASIDFGDSSSVSKKPRLFDGYSPSFTDFMLRDAQINVHREDIELSPQSANLFDANNWDIRIDTINVETQRTTVQRKQLNGLPPENKHVSMPSRCKRTLHYKSEASSYTKGAVLVKGERESEHPVEFASRLLTAAERNNKRRNAKDTTCLQLLDHRRDDFRSRGGDCSNNKQNARTLDPNARPAVPRLCVKWAWPPRQRRVLPSSSEARRPPPI from the coding sequence ATGGCGATGTCAAACGAACAATTCCAAATATTCCTGCAGACCATCACAGCTTCTAAACAGCGATCTTTTGCATCCTGCAACATCACCTACAGTGGGGAAAAAGACGCGGACGCAGTTGAGGCTTTTATAGCGGCAGCTTCTACCTTCAAGAATGTAGAAAAGTTGAGTGACCTCGATGCGCTTCAAGGACTTCCACTTCTTCTACGGGATGAAGCAGCGGTTTGGTGGCAAGGCTTGAAAAGCCGAGTGGAAAAGTGGGAAGAGTTTTGCAATAAATTGCGTCATACATTCGCTCCCCGCAGACCTGCATTTATGATATATCATCAGATTACCCATGAGGTCCAGGAAGCTGACGTCACCACTGAAGCATTTATTGCCAAGAAGCGGGCATTGTTTGCATCACTTCCTCCTCCCGCACTGTCTGAAACGCAGCAAATAGATCTGATATTTGCGCTCATACGGCTAGACATACGAAACCGCATGCCTCGGGATACAGTTCCCACGATAGATAAACTGCTGGAGACTGCACGGGGAATCGAAGAGACCTTACATGAATACGCAGCAGGTTCACATGCAAGTGACATCAGAACTACTGGGAAGAAAGGGAAGGTAAGGTGCAGTTTTTGTAAAAACCCTGGCCATACTGCAGACGTCTGTCGGAAGAAGAAACGGGCTGAAGGCACTTTACCCAGTATTCCGAAAGTTGTCTCAGAAGTTGAAACGCAGGCACCATCTCCTCATCAACCAAAGTTTTCCTGCTACGGTTGCGGCGCACCTGGGGTATACAGAAGCAACTGTCCCACGTGTAAGAAGGCGTCGGCCATTAAGAAGGAGGACTTGAAGTTTTGTGCTATCAACGTACAGGTAGACTCAGATTCCCGGCCTGTTGTGTTCGTGGAGATCGAAGGGATAAAAGGTACCGCCTACATTGATACTTGCGCAAAGATGAGTGTCGCTTCGTACTCCCTATATTTAGAGCTAGTCAAATGCGGATGCAAGTTCCAGGAACATCAAGTCAATTTGACGCTGGCTGATGGAATAAAAAAGAATCAAGGAGTGCTAATGTGCAGAGTCAACGTTGTTTTGATGGGTCGAAAGGTGCAGACGACATTTATCGTGCTACCTGGAGCAAAAGACAACCGCACGCTTTTGGGGGTTGGGTTTTTAAAGGATGCGGGCATGGTAATCAACTTGCCGCAGTACACGTGGAATTTCATTGATGAACCAGAAGAGCAATACGAGCTATACGCCGAAGAGTTTGCAATCTTTGAGAGTACGGTCGTCAATGAAATAATGCAGTTGCCAAGCCCAGTAACCTCACTCACAATGACAGACAGCGAAGCAAGTCCAAGTATTAATACCATACCTCCTACTCCACCACCAACACCTCCACGGATGGAAATACCGGAACTTCCGTTAACACCTGAACCTCCGTCAACGCCTAAAAATCTGTCAGATGATAAGGTCACCTACAAACTGGCATCGATAGATTTTGGCGACTCGTCTTCTGTAAGCAAGAAACCACGACTGTTCGATGGCTATTCACCTAGTTTCACGGATTTTATGCTGCGAGATGCACAAATCAATGTTCACCGGGAAGACATCGAATTATCCCCACAAAGTGCCAATCTCTTTGACGCCAACAACTGGGACATACGGATTGACACAATTAATGTCGAAACACAGAGGACAACTGTTCAAAGGAAGCAGCTGAATGGGCTTCCACCAGAAAACAAGCACGTTTCAATGCCAAGCCGATGCAAGCGAACCCTGCATTATAAAAGCGAGGCAAGCTCTTATACAAAAGGAGCAGTTTTGGTCAAGGGGGAGCGTGAAAGCGAACATCCTGTTGAGTTCGCTAGTCGTCTTCTGACAGCCGCCGAACGGAATAACAAGCGAAGAAACGCGAAAGACACCACATGCCTCCAACTGCTGGATCATCGTCGGGACGACTTCAGATCCAGAGGGGGAGACTgtagcaataataaacaaaatgcccGGACGCTGGATCCGAACGCCCGGCCCGCGGTACCACGGCTATGCGTCAAGTGGGCGTGGCCTCCCCGTCAGCGCCGAGTATTGCCGAGCTCTTCCGAAGCCCGCCGACCGCCGCCTATATAA